One Bacteroidota bacterium genomic window, TTCGTCGGACCCATATCCTGAATGTCCGTATCGCTGCGGACGTTCATGTAGTACGTGCCCTGATAATTTTCAAAGTACATGTCTGCATACAAATCGTTGTACGGCACAACTGCATAGCGCGAGAAATCGTAGCCCGACGTTGCCGTAACCCGCCTGTAATCGTCCAGCACAACTCCATATCCTTCGGGACGGGGAACATCGTAGATAACATCCCGGCTCAACTCGCTTTCGTTGCCGTCGTAGTCGTACGCCGTTACCGCATAGTAATATGTTGCACCGTTTCGTGCGTCGGTATCTTTGAAGTACGGCGTTCGGACCGAACCGATCAGATCGTAGCGGCCGTTGTACGACCCGCTCACGAATACGTTGTAGCCGGCAACATCGCCTTCCCGGTTCTTCTTCCAGAACAATTCAATGAAGTTGTCGCCGGTTTCCGTCCACAATCCGGTCGGAGGTGAGGGAGGTGAATAATCGGCAATATCGTTGACGAGCTGCTGACAGCCGCTGGCAAACAATATCAAGATTACAACCCACATCGCTTTCAGACTTTTCACAGTTTGCTCCTTGTTGTTGACCGGAATCTTACAAACAGCTAACTGTGTTAACGCAAAGCGTGTGCCACCACGAAAACAAGGCGGTTTGAGGGATGAAGAAAGGATTGGAACGCCAAAGTGTAGCTTCAGGTATGCAGTCGTCTAAAATGGAGGACGCAGAATTTCTGCCACAGTAGGAATATTGAGGGAATTGCGAACTCTCAATTCCAGTATACCCGGCCGTTATTGAAAACCCCGACTGCCTTTCCGCGCAAAACATATCCACTGAAGGGAGAGTTCTTCGACTTCGATTTGAATTTCTGCACATCAACCTTCCACTCGAACGAAGGGTCAAGTAGAGTGAGGTTGGCGGATTCCCCTTCTTGAATTTTGATTTGGGGGAGATGGAGAATGCGCCGGGGATTTGTCGAGAATTTTTCCACGAGTTGGTAGAGCGACAGGATATTCTTCTCGAACAGCTCTGTGATTGCCAATCCGATTGCCGTCTCTAATCCCACGATGCCGAACGGCGCCTGCTGGAATTCCACCTGCTTCTCATCAAATGAATGCGGGGCATGATCCGTTGCAATCACGTCTATCGTTCCATCCTTCAGTCCTTCTTTCATCGCTTCAACATCATCTTGTGAGCGGAGGGGCGGATTCATCTTCGTGTTTGTGTCGTACGTCCGGACTGCGTCATCCGTCAACGTGAAATGATGGGGCGTGACTTCGCATGTAACGTGCAGCCCCTTCCTCTTCGCCTCTCTCACCAACTCTACACAACCGGCGGTGCTCATATGCGCAACATGATATTGCGAGTTGGTGTAACGGGCAAGCTGAATATCCCGCGCCACCATCAAATCCTCGGCAATCGAAGGCATTCCGGGCAAACCGAGTGTTGTCGAGTTGAAGCCTTCATTCATCACGCCTCCTTTCGTCAGCGGCAAATCCTGTGCATGCTGTATGACGGGTTTTTTGAACATGCTTGCATATTCGAGAGCCCGGCGCATGATCTCAGCATCATGAACGGGGTCGCCATCATCGGTAAACGCGACGGCTCCCGCCGAGGCAAGCTCGGCAAGCGGGGCGAGATGTTCCCCTTTTCTTCCGAGAGTAACGGCAGCAATCGGATACACATCAACCAATCCGTTCAGCGCAACTTTTGCTCTTTCGTGTATGAACTTGATCACCGATTCGTCGTCGATGGCAGGTTTTGTGTTCGGCATGCACGCTACTGCTGTAAACCCGCCCGCCGCCGCAGACGTACATCCGGTGAGAATGGTTTCTTTATGTTCAAACCCGGGCTCCCGCAAATGAACATGCATGTCAAAGAAACCCGGAGCGATGATTTTCCCTTTCAGGTCAACCGACTGAATCGAACCGGAGGCTGAGATGTTCTGCGCAAGTTTTTCAATCCTTCCATCAACAATATGAATATCGCAGGTCTCATCCCGCCCTGAAGCGGGATCTATCAAACGTCCGTTTTTTAGCAGGATGTTCATCATGGAATCTTTCGTAGTCAGAGTTATGTTTTTAGTTTCTTGTTCCCAACAGATACAGCACGGCCATCCGAACTGCAACGCCGTTCAGAACTTGCTGCAGGATAACTGAATTCTCGCTATCGGCCACATCGGCGGAAATTTCCACATCCCGGTTAATGGGGCCGGGATGCATGATCACAACGTCACGTCCAGTCTTGTCCAATCGCTGGCGCGTAATGCCGTAGTAGTTGTGATACTCTCGAATCGAAGGGAACAATCTCCCCGCATCCCGCTCCAACTGAATACGGAGAATGTTCAATGCATCCACTTTCGGAAGTACGTCATCGATATGATTATACACATCCACGCCAAGCCGCTCGACGTCACGGGGAATCAATGTTGCCGGGCCGCAGACGGAAACCTTCGCCCCCATCGTCTTCAGTCCGTAAATGTTCGAGCGGGCAACGCGGCTGTGGGTAATGTCACCGACAATGCAGACATGCAGGCCCTGGAGTCTTTCGAATTTCTCGCGGAGAGTGTACATATCGAGCAGAGCCTGCGTCGGGTGTTCGTGCCCGCCGTCTCCCGCGTTGATCACAGCCGATTCAATGACGGTTGAGAGATAGTGCGGTGCCCCGGAAGCAGCGTGCCGCATCACTACCATATCTATTTTCATTGCTTCGATGTTGCGGGCCGTATCTTTCAGCGTTTCGCCTTTCGATACGCTGGAGCCTGCGGCTTGAAATCCCAACACATCGGCAGAGAGCCTCCGTTCGGCAAGCTCGAATGAGAGCCTCGTGCGTGTTGAACTCTCGAAGAACAGATTCGCTATTGTCTTGCCTTGTAACGGCGGGACTTTTTTGATCGGACGCTCGAGAACCTCGCGGAACGACACGGCCGTATCGAGAATAAGCTGAATATCCTCCTTCGGCATTCCGTCGAGTCCGAGCAGATGTTTGCTCTTTAATGGCATAGTCTGTTTGGATTTAGTTGCCACTGAGGCACAGAGCACACAGAGTTCCTCTGCGACTCTCTGCGTCTCCGCGGTGGTTTTTCATTCAGGAATTTCGGGATGCATGAGCAACACTTCATCTTCTCCATCTATTTCCTTCAGGTGGACTCTGATCGATTCTCCGGCTGATGTCGGCACATTCTTTCCGACAAAATCGGCTTTGATGGGAAGTTGGCGATGTCCGCGGTCAACCAGAACGGCAAGCTGTATGCTGCGCGGCCTGCCGATATCCGTCAAACCGTCGAGCGCTGCTCGGATGGTCCTGCCGGTGTATAGCACATCATCCACCAGCACAACATCCTTCCCGTTGATGTCGAACAAGATGTCGGTTCCCTTCATTTCCGGCTGTTCTAACTTGCCTAACAAGTCGTCACGATAGAGTGTGATATCAAGAAAGCCGATGTTGAGCTTGACTTCCTCGACGGCCTCTATTCTCGACGCAACTCGTTTCGCCAGCGGTTCGCCCCGTGTGCGGATGCCGACGATGACAATGTTGCCCGCGCCTTTGTTCTTTTCCAGAATTTCATGCGCAAGACGCGTGATCGTTCGTTCCATTCCCGAAGCATCGATGATCTTGGCTTTGAGTTTTCTCATTGCATATCCTTTCGAAAGACAACCGCGAAGACGCGAAGGCACGAAGAAGTTTGGGGGAGAAGAATACTTCGCGTCTTTGTGTCTTCGCGGTTTTCTTTTTCCTGAAAAATAAAAAACCTCGCATCCCTTGCGGGACCGAGGTCTGAAGAAATCTGAAATCTGTAATCATCTTTTCCCTTGCCTGCCTCTCTGTGCAGGATTTAAAGGGTGAAAGGTATTGCGTTATTTTGTGGACGCTGCGGCCCGCCTGCGTGCAAGCACTTCGGCGGGTGTAGATTTGCAGCATTTCGTGGACGCTGCGGGATTTGAACCTGCGACCTTACGCGTGTGAGGCGTACGCTCTGAACCAACTGAGCTAAGCGTCCGTGTTTTTCAAAGAAATTCGGGCAGTTTTTCTATTCGCTGGTGCCCTTCAGTATCAAGTGTTGAACGATTTTTCAACAATTCTCTCAACACCTGCCTCTGTCAAACGGAACGACCCTCGCACTCAATCAGGGCACTTCCGATGCCTTGCAGTTGTACGGGGGTCATTCACAATCTTTTCGATTTCGGAAGTTTTTGACTGTTCAACTGCAACACCAAGATACAAAACGAAAGAGAGCAGTGCAAGTTCATTTATAGCCTTTTTGCCTTAGTGCTTTCTTCACAGCATCCATTGTTGTACCGAGGTCGCTTGCAATGTGCCTGAACAATCCATCGAACTTATGGCTTTCGTTGCTGCTTTCATACGTGAGATTGTAGCACACGCGGCACCTGAAGTGAATAGCCCCCGAAGGCAGGTAGAGTTTCGCACAACGCCTCGAACACCTCGGACACATGAACCAGAACCTCTCACCCCCGAAGTTCGTGGATGTGGCTTCGAGCCGTACCTTGTCGTTGACGTTGACTTTCTCACCCTCGAACGTTGTGCTGGTGTAGCACAATGTGATGAAGTAGCTTGCCAAATCTACGTAGTAGGAAATAGAGGCTCTCTTTTCCCCTGTGACGGTGTTTGTCCACTGAAGCGACCAGTAACCCTGCCTCAGGATTTTTTGTTTTTGCAGCCGGTAGATGTCCAGCTTCAGGCCGTCTTCAACTACCGGACGCCAGCCGTGTCTCCCCATTGTTTTGCACCCTTCGTGTTGCGATAGTTCCTAAATACTATGGGTTTTTCAATCAGTTCTTCCCTCGAAATTTCATCATTTTCTATCACTTCGCCCGAAACGTAAACGGTTTTACACGGTTTCATAGACCCGATTTGAAAACAGTTGACAGCAACTTTTCCCCATCCCGTGTCCACCCCCTGAGCAATTCGCTTAACTCGTGGAACTCATGCTGCGAAATTTCGCCCGACGTAAACCGGTCAAAAGCCGTTTCCAAAAACTCCTGAGCGGCAAATGTCAACACCTCACCGAAGTGTTCAGTTGGGGATCTGGTCACCTCCTTCTCCTGAGAGAATTTCTCCCGTTGTCCGGTCAACGCGTTCGTATTTCGCATGCCTTTTCCTCTCCAAGTCTTGTATGACTGTATAAACAGTATAGTCGTTAATAGGGGGTAGCGTTTCTCCCTCGTGAAATGCGAGGTACTCCGCAAGTGCCGCGTTGTGCCTCTCATTCACCATCACACTCATGCTGCCTACCCATTCCCGTAGTTGCTCAATAGCTACAATCATCTCCACCGCGTTGTTGAAACAGAAGCGGATTTTGTCCCCGTTATGCTGAAGAGTGAGGTTCACCGTTGGCCGTAGGTGACTTTCGGGAGTGTCGGCAATCCAAACGGAAGCGGCAAAGCTATACTTGTCACTCACCCGGATGTTCTCGTGCCTGAGCAGCTTCTTGGGAATGTACTTCTGCCGCTCCTGCTTCATTACTGCCTTGTAAGAGACCCCCTTCTTCACTACGCTGCCTCCGCAAAGAGTGAGAGTTGCGGGACGGGTTTCGGGACAATCGGCACAATAGGAGCCGAAACCGGAGGCGTGTCCAAGTCCTTGCCAAAACAGGACAGAGGAAGGAAGATTTGCCGTTCCAGTTGGTTCTTCTTGAAGTGAAGAAACTTGCCGTGCTTCAAGACGCTTTCGCGTGTGGTGACCAGTGCCCGGTACGTGAGATGAACAACAACACGTTCAAACGTTCCTCGTTTCATCAGATCATAGTTGAAACCAATTGACCCGCCAAACGCTCGCATGATGCAGTTCTCCCCGCGTTCACAGTGGAACTCGTTGTTGCTGATCCAGCCGATGTTGCGAACTGGTTTGTATTGCTTGCCCGGCAAATGAAGCTGCACCTCACCGGAAGGTGTTACTGAAATCCGCTCTTCTCGCATGTTGAACTCCTCTGAAAATGAAATTGCCAACCGGAGAACTTGGGGAAACTCCAATTGGCAATTCTATTTTCTTTTTCACCCAAGTTTTTCATTGGATGAAAATATACAACGGCGATTTTTGCGTGAATTTTTCCGCGAAAATCAGACTACTAAGATCGGCTCGCCATTTCTCCCCTTTCCGAGTTCAATATGAAACCCCTGCCGCTTCGCCTCTTTTGCGACGTCCACGACCACCGCCAAATTCCAGTTTAGCAGCTTAGCTACTCTCGCTACCGTAGGCTCTCCCTTCATTTCCTTAAGTGTTCTTGTAAATCGGAGAACTTCGCGACGAGGGTACTTTGGCGCCCGATATTTCCTAGCAAGATCGCTGGGAAGTTTCACTTTTCGTGTGCCGCGAAGACCGCTCAGTTTGCTATTCTCCATCGATTGTAGTTCGTACTTTACAATCGAAGAAGCATTGGTAATATCAAAGAAGGGAACCTTGAAGAGCAATGGCAAAGCGCGTTTTTTAGCATACTGTTCGAGACCATAGTATATGCCCGCGATAAAAAACCACCTTGCCACGTCCTTGAAAGAAGGCGAGCGCACCTCGTTCTTAAAACGCCTAGTCTCATACCTGAAGTACTTTACAACATCGATGAATTCTTCCTGATGTTTTGCCCATTCGTCTCCGGCCTTCTCAACACTTTCATCCCACCACTTCTTTTCTTGCTCAGTGAGTGCATCCCAACCCTTTTCGATCATTGAGTTCATCTTCCGGTTTTCCAACCCAAAAAAAGTCAGTTGGTAGTTCTTTGGATATTCTCGTTTAGCCTGAAGGTCCCTCAGGATGACATGCGTCGCCATGTCATCAACAGCATGCCCAAACCACTCAACCCAAGTACCCTCAAGAAATTGTCTCCTCGACACTTTTGACCTCGGCCTGCCTCTTCGGCTTGCTTTTTTGAGCGACTTGTACGTAGCCTTTGCTTGTTTCATAGACAACACTCCCCAAATTCAAACTACAAGAATGCGTTCACCCTTTCTTCCTTTCCCCATCTTGATGTTAAATCGTTGGCGTTTCGCTTCATCGAATAACTCAATCACAACTTGTTCAGATTGTCCAAGGGCTCTCGCTACGTTGCTGATAGTTCGCAGGTCGGCCATTTCTTTGATGTCTGAAATGAACTTTATGATCGTACGTCTATTGAACTTCGACACTCTGTATTTCCTCAGGAGATCGTTGGGCAACCCATGTAACTCAATTTTGGGAAGACCTTCGTTCTTAAGCAACTCATTGGCTCTGAGAACACCCTTCACAAGTGAAGATGCATTGGTCAAATCTTCACCGTAATGTTCTGCTTCCTCAAACATCAACGGGATTATTCTCTTCGTGGCCTCTTGTTGCAGGCCATGTTTGATACCCACAATGAAGAACCATTGTGCTATTTCTTCAAATGAAGCATCAGGCAACTTGCTCTTAATACGAGCAAACTCGTATCGATAATGTTCGGCGGCGTTATTGAACTGTTTCCTATTCTTGTCTTCTGTATCATGTTCTTCATTGATCAATCTCTCTCTGTTGCTTTGCTCTTCTTCTAATAAAGCCTCCCATTCCTCTTCCGATTTAATGCCCGAAGGATAGGGGCTAAATGTTTTCCAAAAGTCCTTGGTGAAGGCACCAGCTTCCTCCAAATCTTTTAGCAACCACCAGTGCCATTCATCAGCCCAACCATCGAAACGCGCGATAAAAACTCTCTTCAGGTATTGTTTCGATGATACCTTTGTCTTCGGCCTGCCTCTTTTCTTGTCTTGGTGCTGGTTTTTCCCCCTGCCAGTACTTTTAGGATAATTAGGCAATGACCAGTCCCATGATTTTCTGTCCTTTGGATATATAAGAAAAATCCTCCGAGTGTGTGCGAACGTCTTAGCGGAAACGTTTCCCTTACGGGACACACCCGGAGGATTTCAAATTGTTGTTTCGAGAGCCGCTAAGTTCTCGCAAATCGTTGCTCCCGAGTTTGCTACCTGTTTTCGAGAGTTAGTCTTTGGTACTTGTCTGCTGTCGAAATGACGCCAGTATCGGGATTACATTGCCAGACCAATAGCTCAACACCTTCTGGAAATCCTCAATCTTCTCGAAGTCAATCTTTGTGTTCTCGCCATACAACCTACCTTTAAGTTCTTGGGCTGAGGCCATTGTCCTTATCTCTTCTGCTGACACGGCATAATGCACTACCTCAAGTACCATACGCCCGCTAACGTTTGTAGCGGGATCAAAAGGGGAGCTTAGACGCAGCACGATGCTATCAGCTTTCATCACGAGACCATCATCAACGTTTAAAAACGCCCATTCGTTACCAACATACCTTGCAATCAGGTAGAAACTTGTTCGCTCAGCGTTTATGATTGCATACGGTCTTATGGTCACACCCTTCAGCACATATCCGG contains:
- a CDS encoding dihydroorotase; the encoded protein is MNILLKNGRLIDPASGRDETCDIHIVDGRIEKLAQNISASGSIQSVDLKGKIIAPGFFDMHVHLREPGFEHKETILTGCTSAAAGGFTAVACMPNTKPAIDDESVIKFIHERAKVALNGLVDVYPIAAVTLGRKGEHLAPLAELASAGAVAFTDDGDPVHDAEIMRRALEYASMFKKPVIQHAQDLPLTKGGVMNEGFNSTTLGLPGMPSIAEDLMVARDIQLARYTNSQYHVAHMSTAGCVELVREAKRKGLHVTCEVTPHHFTLTDDAVRTYDTNTKMNPPLRSQDDVEAMKEGLKDGTIDVIATDHAPHSFDEKQVEFQQAPFGIVGLETAIGLAITELFEKNILSLYQLVEKFSTNPRRILHLPQIKIQEGESANLTLLDPSFEWKVDVQKFKSKSKNSPFSGYVLRGKAVGVFNNGRVYWN
- a CDS encoding aspartate carbamoyltransferase catalytic subunit, whose amino-acid sequence is MPLKSKHLLGLDGMPKEDIQLILDTAVSFREVLERPIKKVPPLQGKTIANLFFESSTRTRLSFELAERRLSADVLGFQAAGSSVSKGETLKDTARNIEAMKIDMVVMRHAASGAPHYLSTVIESAVINAGDGGHEHPTQALLDMYTLREKFERLQGLHVCIVGDITHSRVARSNIYGLKTMGAKVSVCGPATLIPRDVERLGVDVYNHIDDVLPKVDALNILRIQLERDAGRLFPSIREYHNYYGITRQRLDKTGRDVVIMHPGPINRDVEISADVADSENSVILQQVLNGVAVRMAVLYLLGTRN
- the pyrR gene encoding bifunctional pyr operon transcriptional regulator/uracil phosphoribosyltransferase PyrR, producing the protein MRKLKAKIIDASGMERTITRLAHEILEKNKGAGNIVIVGIRTRGEPLAKRVASRIEAVEEVKLNIGFLDITLYRDDLLGKLEQPEMKGTDILFDINGKDVVLVDDVLYTGRTIRAALDGLTDIGRPRSIQLAVLVDRGHRQLPIKADFVGKNVPTSAGESIRVHLKEIDGEDEVLLMHPEIPE